CTACAACCTTCCGCTGCCGGACGGCTCCACGGGTAACGACGAGGCCTCGATGCCCATGCTCGAGCGCATGTCGATCACCTACGACTGGATCGCCGCCGAGCTGGACAGCCTGGAACGTGAAAAAGTCCTGGCCTGCCTGCGGCGGCGCGGCGACCAGATGATGGAATACTACAACGGTGTGCATTTCATCTCCGGGCCCTGGTCGAACCACGCGGTGCGGGCGATCCCGTTCCTCGGGTTCGACGCCGTGGCCTGCCTGGGAGAGGTGGACAGCGCCAGGCTCTGGCTCGACTATGTCCTGCGCTGCTACCTGACCACTTTCCCCACCTGGGGCTCGGATGACGGGGGCTGGGCCCAGGGACTCAGCTACTGGTCGGCCTATGTGGGCTGGCACACCAATTTCCTGGACGGCCTGCGCGGGGCCACCGGGATCGACCTCTACCGCAAGCCGTTCTTCCGCCGGAATGGATATTTCGCGGTCTGGTGCCATCCGCCCTACGCCCGGCGCGGCGGTTTCGGTGATGGAGGGGAGGGCGCACCCAACGCTCCGGAAAAGCTGATGCTGCTGAAATACGCCGGCGCGATGCACGACCCGGTCCTGCTCTGGCAGAGCGAGCATATCGCGGTCCCGACAGGGATCGAGTCCAAGCTGCAGGTCAAGGCCGATGACCCCGGCTGGCTGGAATGGTTCGTGGAGGACGTTTTCGGTTTCCTCACCCCCAGGCCGGAGGGACTGGAAGAGAAAGCCCCCACGGACCTGCCGCAGTCCAAATGGTTCAAGGATATCGGCTGGGTGGCCATGCACTCGGCCCTGGGAGACTCGTCGCGGGATGTCTGGGCCCTGTTCAAGTCCAGCCGCTACGGCAGTTTCAGCCACAGCCACGCCGACCAGAACAGTTTCCAGTTCAACGCCTACGGCGAGCCGCTGCTCATAGACTCGGGCTACTATCCCTGGTACGGCAGCCCGCACCACAACCTCTGGACCCGCCAGACCCGCGCCCACAACGCCGTGCTGGTCAACGGCCGCGGCCAGGCGGTCTACTCGATGCAGGCTGCCGGGACAATCGAGTCCTTTCACGACCAGGGCGGCCTGGTCGTGGCCAGCGGCGAGGCGGCCAAGGCCTACAACACTCCGCTGGAACAGGAGATCGTAAAGCAGTGGCGCGAGCTTCTGAGCGAGCCTGTGCCCGCGGACAGCCCGAAAGTGCTGACCGCGCGGCGCACTCTGGCTTTCCGCGGACAGGGCGCCGCGCGCCCCTGGCTGGCCGTGCTGGATTACCTGGAGACGGGCGTCCCGGCCAGGTTCCAATACCTGCTGCACGCCCTCGGTCCGTTCCGGATCGACTCGACCGGCGGCGCACTGATCGTGCGTCAGGGCGAGTCGGCCTGCCTGGTGCGGCTTATCTGCAGCACAGAGATACAGCTCGGCCAGAGCGACAGTTTCACGGTCGCCCCGGAGGAGCGCTACGAGGGTGCGGCCAACCAGTGGCATTTCAAGGCCGAGACGCGGGAGCCGGCCGCAGCGGTCAGGTTCCTGGCCCTCATCGTCCCGTTCCGCCAGGGTGAGGAAACCCCGCAACTGACGCCGGTGGAGGAAGAGAACTGGAAAGGGTTCGAGCTGGACGGGGAGAGGGTGCTGGCCTGGTGGGGCGAGGGCGAGACCGGGCAGCCGGCCAGCAAGATCGCG
This portion of the bacterium genome encodes:
- a CDS encoding heparinase II/III family protein, which produces YNLPLPDGSTGNDEASMPMLERMSITYDWIAAELDSLEREKVLACLRRRGDQMMEYYNGVHFISGPWSNHAVRAIPFLGFDAVACLGEVDSARLWLDYVLRCYLTTFPTWGSDDGGWAQGLSYWSAYVGWHTNFLDGLRGATGIDLYRKPFFRRNGYFAVWCHPPYARRGGFGDGGEGAPNAPEKLMLLKYAGAMHDPVLLWQSEHIAVPTGIESKLQVKADDPGWLEWFVEDVFGFLTPRPEGLEEKAPTDLPQSKWFKDIGWVAMHSALGDSSRDVWALFKSSRYGSFSHSHADQNSFQFNAYGEPLLIDSGYYPWYGSPHHNLWTRQTRAHNAVLVNGRGQAVYSMQAAGTIESFHDQGGLVVASGEAAKAYNTPLEQEIVKQWRELLSEPVPADSPKVLTARRTLAFRGQGAARPWLAVLDYLETGVPARFQYLLHALGPFRIDSTGGALIVRQGESACLVRLICSTEIQLGQSDSFTVAPEERYEGAANQWHFKAETREPAAAVRFLALIVPFRQGEETPQLTPVEEENWKGFELDGERVLAWWGEGETGQPASKIAPKRLKIDWVDGAQKRSELF